From the genome of Leptospira andrefontaineae, one region includes:
- a CDS encoding GyrI-like domain-containing protein has translation MKIFLGVTLALIVSGVGYFYYLGAFDTVQVKEETLGPFYVLSHDRVGNYRNVGETFETIQKEFPEKGIKNYKMFGIYKDNPNTVPEEKLRCEVGALFSEPIAEIPSGFSLPLKYKVIEKKRYLAADFPLKSFVSIFLGIFKVYPELTKACIEKGCDMNGKASMEIYEPITEKNTKYLFPLDSSGID, from the coding sequence TTGAAAATTTTCTTAGGTGTTACTCTTGCCTTAATCGTTTCGGGTGTTGGCTATTTTTATTATTTGGGTGCATTTGATACCGTTCAAGTAAAGGAAGAAACATTAGGACCATTCTATGTTCTATCACATGATAGAGTAGGGAATTATAGAAACGTAGGGGAAACTTTCGAAACCATCCAGAAGGAATTTCCGGAGAAGGGGATTAAAAATTATAAAATGTTCGGGATCTATAAAGATAACCCGAATACTGTTCCAGAAGAAAAATTAAGATGCGAAGTAGGTGCCTTATTTTCCGAACCTATCGCTGAAATTCCCTCCGGATTTTCTTTGCCCTTAAAATACAAAGTTATAGAAAAGAAAAGATATCTAGCTGCCGACTTTCCGCTTAAAAGTTTTGTTTCTATCTTTCTTGGAATTTTTAAAGTTTATCCAGAACTCACAAAGGCCTGTATAGAAAAGGGTTGTGATATGAATGGTAAGGCCTCTATGGAGATTTACGAGCCAATCACGGAGAAAAATACGAAATATCTTTTCCCTTTAGATTCCTCCGGGATAGATTGA
- a CDS encoding DoxX family protein codes for MNKTVIKVLYWATTGLIAVGNLFGAYAYTSQSPQVLEGLAHLGYPGYLALILGPAKGLSAIALLYPKFPRLKEWAYAGITFNVLGAGLSHLLAKDPNFATPFIFLVLVAVSYITWRKLEAEKV; via the coding sequence ATGAACAAAACAGTTATTAAAGTTTTATATTGGGCAACCACAGGTCTTATCGCTGTTGGAAATTTATTCGGTGCGTATGCATATACAAGTCAAAGCCCACAAGTTTTAGAGGGACTCGCACACCTAGGCTATCCTGGATACCTAGCTTTAATCTTAGGACCTGCGAAAGGTTTAAGCGCAATTGCACTTCTTTATCCTAAATTTCCAAGGCTCAAAGAATGGGCTTATGCAGGAATCACCTTCAATGTGTTAGGTGCAGGGCTTTCTCATCTTTTAGCGAAAGATCCAAATTTCGCGACTCCATTTATTTTCTTGGTACTAGTTGCTGTTTCTTATATTACTTGGAGAAAATTAGAAGCTGAAAAAGTTTAA
- a CDS encoding adenylate/guanylate cyclase domain-containing protein: MSVFKTLFEYCRIPERIWKKLLSIGVEDAPGARYIVATNAVVLITAIFTLVYYIVFTAFGLVFPIWLYLLWTANVFGYAFVLFLNFIRSHKAARLLLAAVGTMQLLMISRILPQEAGLDLYIIASFAFPFYIFPPEEKKYIYMMEAALALLFVAVHIIPYFFDPILSLDPKYKSYFYFISLILVVAWFSFIGKELAQAAWEADRSLKEEKAKTELLLLNILPKETAEELKKTGSSEPRLITQATVLFTDFYGFTSIAEKLTPNDLVKELDFCFRHFDSVTETHRLEKLKTIGDAYMCVAGVPSYRSSHAVDSLLAALEMLERLEELSKLKKGPNWKARIGIHSGPLVAGVIGARKFSYDVWGDTVNLASRMESNSEPGKVNVTQSIVDLTDEYFQFKSRGKLPVKNKEKTAMYFLLGLKPEFRDRKNPRNPNGKFWEEYGKQFGRREPIISF, encoded by the coding sequence ATGAGCGTTTTCAAAACCTTATTCGAATATTGCCGGATCCCGGAAAGGATCTGGAAAAAATTATTATCGATCGGAGTAGAAGACGCGCCTGGGGCTAGATACATAGTCGCTACCAATGCCGTAGTATTGATTACGGCTATATTCACATTAGTTTATTATATCGTATTCACTGCCTTCGGATTAGTATTTCCAATCTGGCTCTACTTACTTTGGACAGCGAATGTTTTCGGATATGCTTTCGTACTATTCTTGAACTTTATTCGTTCCCATAAGGCCGCTAGACTATTACTTGCTGCTGTAGGGACAATGCAACTTTTGATGATCTCCAGGATCTTGCCTCAAGAAGCAGGGTTGGATTTATACATTATTGCAAGTTTTGCATTTCCTTTTTATATTTTTCCTCCGGAAGAGAAAAAATACATCTATATGATGGAAGCAGCACTTGCACTTTTGTTCGTTGCCGTCCATATCATTCCTTATTTTTTCGATCCGATCCTTAGCTTAGATCCGAAATACAAAAGTTACTTTTATTTTATTAGTTTGATCCTCGTAGTTGCCTGGTTTTCATTCATCGGCAAAGAATTAGCACAGGCTGCCTGGGAGGCGGATCGTTCTCTTAAGGAAGAAAAAGCAAAAACAGAATTACTTTTGTTGAATATACTTCCGAAGGAAACTGCAGAAGAGCTTAAAAAAACCGGAAGTTCCGAGCCAAGGCTGATTACACAAGCTACAGTCCTATTCACGGACTTTTACGGATTCACTTCCATCGCAGAAAAACTTACTCCAAATGATCTGGTGAAAGAACTAGATTTTTGTTTTAGGCATTTCGACTCGGTTACTGAAACACATAGATTGGAAAAATTGAAAACGATCGGAGACGCATATATGTGTGTAGCCGGGGTTCCTTCTTACAGATCTTCACATGCGGTAGACAGTTTGCTCGCCGCATTAGAAATGCTGGAACGTTTAGAGGAATTATCCAAATTAAAAAAAGGACCTAACTGGAAGGCAAGAATAGGAATCCACTCAGGACCCTTAGTTGCAGGAGTCATCGGTGCACGAAAATTTTCATACGATGTATGGGGAGACACAGTCAATCTTGCGAGTCGAATGGAATCCAATAGCGAACCTGGTAAAGTAAACGTGACACAATCAATTGTAGATTTAACCGATGAATATTTCCAATTCAAGTCCCGTGGAAAACTGCCAGTGAAGAACAAAGAAAAAACAGCAATGTATTTTCTATTAGGATTAAAACCGGAATTCAGAGATCGAAAAAATCCACGAAACCCAAACGGAAAATTCTGGGAAGAATACGGCAAACAATTCGGAAGAAGAGAGCCGATTATTTCATTTTAA
- a CDS encoding DUF805 domain-containing protein — protein sequence MFSQLKELLNVSLPIDRKKFFVTGIILFFIKYSIDRIIAYAFFDRLWWISEYFKDPGKIVLQKFEPEESRFYFTLLLVSLPFIYLGTIFCIKRLRSIGLSSFWVLLFFVPFLNFLMFFLLSVLPENLYNNKEVGSSPEFFPKSKLIVSIWSIIFAASISLLFSIFSTDILKAYGASLFVGGPFIIGFTSVVLYSRAEPVDFKQAMLISFTAISIAGILTLIVALEGIICLMMAAPLAYFLGFLGGGIAYLLQAKSKLVSSILPFLFLILPSVAYLEANLDKKSDWYMVETSLKISSSREKVWKGLFEFSDIPEPKEIIFNAGVSYPVRARVEGKGIGAIRYCEFNNGVFVEEITNWDENNSLEFNVIRQPDAMKELSPYKNIRPTHLDGYFASKKGSFQLVSLGKNETLLIGRTWFLNKFGPTTYWNVWIHWILHKIHYRVLDHIRNSVEVSS from the coding sequence ATGTTTTCTCAACTCAAAGAACTCTTGAATGTTTCTCTTCCTATTGATCGGAAAAAATTTTTTGTTACAGGAATAATTCTATTCTTCATTAAATATAGTATAGATAGAATTATAGCTTATGCATTTTTCGATCGCTTATGGTGGATCTCTGAGTATTTCAAAGATCCTGGAAAGATCGTCCTACAGAAATTTGAGCCGGAAGAATCCAGGTTTTATTTTACCTTACTCTTGGTCTCTTTGCCTTTCATTTATTTAGGTACAATATTCTGCATCAAGAGGTTAAGAAGTATAGGTTTAAGTTCTTTCTGGGTACTTTTGTTTTTTGTTCCATTTCTGAACTTTCTAATGTTCTTTTTATTATCCGTACTTCCGGAAAATTTATATAATAATAAAGAAGTCGGATCTTCTCCTGAGTTTTTTCCGAAGTCTAAGCTGATTGTTTCTATTTGGTCGATCATTTTTGCTGCGAGTATCTCACTTCTATTCAGCATTTTTTCTACAGATATATTAAAAGCCTACGGAGCGAGTTTGTTCGTAGGCGGACCATTTATAATAGGATTTACTTCCGTAGTATTATATTCCAGAGCTGAACCAGTCGACTTTAAACAAGCAATGCTCATCTCGTTTACGGCGATTTCAATAGCAGGCATTCTTACATTAATAGTCGCCTTGGAAGGAATTATCTGTCTTATGATGGCTGCTCCATTGGCCTACTTTCTGGGGTTTTTAGGTGGAGGAATCGCATATCTTCTTCAGGCGAAGTCCAAACTAGTATCCTCCATTCTGCCATTTTTGTTTTTGATCTTACCTTCGGTTGCGTATTTAGAAGCCAATTTGGATAAAAAATCCGATTGGTATATGGTAGAAACCAGTCTGAAAATTTCCTCGTCCAGAGAAAAAGTTTGGAAAGGTCTATTCGAATTTTCTGATATACCTGAACCTAAGGAAATTATCTTTAATGCGGGAGTTTCTTATCCAGTTCGTGCAAGGGTGGAAGGAAAAGGAATCGGTGCAATTCGATACTGTGAGTTTAATAACGGAGTATTCGTGGAAGAAATCACCAATTGGGATGAGAACAATTCATTAGAATTTAATGTTATCCGCCAACCTGATGCAATGAAAGAGCTGAGTCCTTATAAAAATATCAGACCTACACATCTGGACGGATACTTTGCATCTAAAAAAGGGAGTTTCCAATTGGTTTCCTTGGGAAAGAATGAGACACTTCTAATCGGAAGGACCTGGTTCTTAAATAAATTCGGTCCAACTACGTACTGGAATGTTTGGATCCATTGGATTTTACATAAGATCCATTATAGAGTTTTGGATCATATACGTAATTCTGTCGAAGTTTCTTCGTAA